A single Phragmites australis chromosome 4, lpPhrAust1.1, whole genome shotgun sequence DNA region contains:
- the LOC133915282 gene encoding glucan endo-1,3-beta-glucosidase 8-like translates to MANLAALRPWLVLLVAMAAVSSWSGVATVEALGMNWGTQASHPLSPKIVAQLLKDNGIKKVKLFDADQDTLSALAGTGIEVMVAIPNVMLDRMTDYDTAKEWVNRNVSRYHFDGGVTIKYVAVGNEPFLASYNGTFDKVTFPALQNIQNALNEAGLGDTIKATVPLNADVYFSPANNPVPSAGRWRADVADLMTQMAQFLSNNSAPFTVNIYPFISLFLNDDFPVNFAFFDGGATPVVDNGISYTNVFDANFDTLVAALKAVGHGDLPIIVGEVGWPTDGDKHATNAYAQRFYNGLLKRLAANTGTPVRPNQYIEVYLFGLLDEDIKSVAPGNFERHWGILRYDGQPKYPMDLTGQGQNAMLVPAQGVEYLPRTWCVINTNSQNMDKLADNINYACTFADCTALGYGSTCGGMDSNGNASYAFNAFFQVQNQKDEACDFQGLAVPTQTDPSTAACNFTIQIATTSAGHRRRAGSFGAVATAVLVLAHLFLLL, encoded by the exons ATGGCGAATCTTGCCGCGCTTCGGCCGTGGCTCGTCTTGCTGGTGGCAATGGCCGCCGTGTCGTCGTGGTCTGGCGTCGCGACTGTGGAGGCGCTGGGGATGAACTGGGGCACGCAGGCCTCGCACCCATTGTCGCCCAAGATCGTGGCGCAGCTGCTCAAGGACAACGGCATCAAGAAGGTGAAGCTGTTCGACGCCGACCAGGATACGCTGAGCGCGCTCGCCGGCACGGGCATCGAGGTCATGGTCGCCATCCCCAACGTCATGCTCGACAGGATGACGGACTACGACACCGCCAAGGAGTGGGTCAATCGCAACGTCTCCCGCTACCACTTCGACGGCGGCGTCACCATCAA GTACGTGGCCGTGGGCAACGAGCCGTTCTTGGCGTCCTACAACGGCACGTTCGACAAGGTCACCTTCCCAGCTCTGCAGAACATCCAGAACGCGCTGAACGAGGCCGGCCTCGGCGACACCATCAAGGCCACCGTCCCGCTCAACGCCGACGTGTACTTTTCCCCGGCGAACAACCCGGTGCCGTCGGCGGGCCGGTGGCGCGCCGACGTTGCCGACCTGATGACGCAGATGGCGCAGTTCCTGAGCAACAACAGCGCCCCCTTCACCGTGAACATCTACCCGTTCATCAGCCTGTTCCTGAACGACGACTTCCCGGTGAACTTCGCCTTCTTCGACGGCGGCGCGACGCCCGTGGTCGACAACGGCATCTCGTACACCAACGTGTTCGACGCCAACTTCGACACCCTGGTGGCGGCGCTCAAGGCTGTCGGGCACGGCGACCTGCCCATCATCGTCGGCGAGGTCGGCTGGCCCACCGACGGCGACAAGCACGCCACCAACGCCTACGCGCAGCGCTTCTACAACGGCCTGCTCAAGCGGCTGGCGGCCAACACCGGCACGCCTGTCCGGCCGAACCAGTACATCGAGGTGTACCTGTTCGGCCTCCTCGACGAGGACATCAAGAGCGTCGCCCCCGGCAACTTCGAGCGGCACTGGGGCATCCTCCGGTACGACGGGCAGCCCAAGTACCCGATGGACCTCACGGGACAGGGCCAGAACGCGATGCTCGTGCCGGCGCAGGGCGTGGAGTACCTGCCCAGGACGTGGTGCGTGATCAACACCAACTCCCAGAACATGGACAAGCTCGCCGACAACATCAACTACGCGTGCACCTTCGCCGACTGCACCGCGCTGGGGTACGGCTCGACGTGCGGCGGCATGGACAGCAACGGCAACGCGTCCTACGCGTTCAACGCCTTCTTCCAGGTGCAGAACCAGAAGGACGAGGCCTGCGACTTCCAGGGCCTCGCCGTGCCGACGCAGACGGACCCATCCACCGCCGCGTGCAACTTCACGATACAGATCGCCACCACCTCGGCGGGTCACCGGCGGCGTGCCGGATCGTTCGGCGCCGTTGCCACGGCAGTGTTGGTTTTGGCCCATTTATTCTTACTGCTTTAG